From a single Prochlorococcus sp. MIT 0603 genomic region:
- a CDS encoding 1-deoxy-D-xylulose-5-phosphate reductoisomerase, with the protein MKAISVLGSTGSIGTQTLEIAKEFPEQFKVVALTAGKNLDLVVEQVNQYQPEVVAVADETDLPKLHERLKDLLKGNKSKKPPQLVAGAEGLNIAASWDTAELVVTGIVGCAGLLPTIAAIKAGKDIALANKETLIAAGPVVLPELKASGSRLLPADSEHSAIFQCLQGTPWADNARLSTGIPTPGLRNIQLTASGGAFRDWRKEDLKNATVKDATSHPNWSMGKKITVDSATLMNKGLEVIEAHYLFGLDYEHIEIVIHPQSIIHSMVELADSSVLAQMGWPDMKLPILYAMSWPKRVETHWERLNLSKIKQLTFNEPDISKYPCIELAYAAGKAAGTMPAVLNAANEQAVALFLEEKIHFLNIPKVIENACESHKNDIKTDPQVNDVIEVDKWARKVVKSQVEKNSRQISMATYIG; encoded by the coding sequence GTGAAAGCCATCAGCGTGCTGGGTTCCACTGGTTCGATTGGCACCCAAACGCTCGAAATAGCCAAAGAGTTCCCAGAACAGTTCAAAGTAGTTGCTTTAACAGCAGGTAAGAACTTGGATTTAGTTGTGGAACAAGTCAATCAGTATCAACCAGAAGTTGTTGCAGTAGCCGACGAGACTGATTTGCCTAAGCTTCATGAACGATTAAAAGATCTGCTTAAGGGAAACAAGTCTAAGAAGCCCCCTCAATTAGTTGCTGGTGCAGAAGGATTAAATATTGCAGCTTCCTGGGATACTGCGGAATTAGTAGTTACAGGAATTGTTGGCTGTGCAGGACTACTTCCTACTATTGCTGCAATAAAAGCAGGGAAAGATATTGCTCTAGCAAATAAAGAGACATTAATAGCAGCAGGTCCAGTAGTACTTCCAGAACTGAAGGCTAGTGGAAGCAGATTATTACCTGCAGATTCAGAACATTCAGCAATATTCCAATGTTTACAAGGGACTCCTTGGGCCGACAATGCCCGCCTTTCTACTGGAATTCCTACACCCGGTCTAAGGAATATTCAGCTCACAGCATCTGGAGGTGCATTCCGTGACTGGCGAAAAGAAGACTTAAAGAACGCAACCGTTAAAGATGCAACTAGCCATCCCAATTGGAGTATGGGAAAAAAAATTACAGTTGACTCAGCAACTCTTATGAATAAAGGCCTTGAAGTAATAGAAGCACATTATTTATTTGGTCTTGATTACGAACACATAGAAATAGTTATTCACCCTCAAAGCATTATTCACTCAATGGTTGAATTGGCAGATTCATCTGTTTTAGCTCAAATGGGCTGGCCTGACATGAAGCTCCCAATTCTTTATGCAATGAGTTGGCCAAAAAGGGTGGAAACCCACTGGGAAAGGCTAAACCTCTCAAAAATAAAACAACTAACTTTCAATGAGCCAGACATATCAAAATATCCCTGCATAGAACTTGCATATGCAGCGGGGAAAGCCGCTGGGACCATGCCTGCCGTTCTAAATGCAGCAAATGAACAAGCTGTAGCTCTTTTTCTTGAAGAAAAGATTCATTTTTTAAATATTCCAAAAGTTATAGAAAATGCATGTGAGAGTCACAAGAACGACATTAAAACTGATCCTCAAGTAAACGATGTAATTGAAGTAGATAAATGGGCCCGAAAAGTAGTCAAATCTCAAGTCGAAAAAAATTCCCGTCAAATATCTATGGCGACATATATAGGATGA
- a CDS encoding (2Fe-2S) ferredoxin domain-containing protein, protein MNIQVSHHLLLCTATPKSSCCNQKQSIESWESLKSILRKLNLEDPNRSAGIVMRSKVDCLRICNSGPILLIWPEGIWYQNVSPSRIEVIIKSHIIEGIPIKEWIFKETPLKFPITRLMNNSC, encoded by the coding sequence ATGAATATTCAGGTAAGTCACCACCTTTTGTTATGTACAGCAACACCCAAATCATCTTGTTGCAACCAAAAGCAAAGCATTGAAAGCTGGGAAAGTCTTAAAAGCATTCTTAGGAAATTAAACCTTGAAGATCCTAATCGTTCTGCGGGAATAGTTATGAGAAGCAAAGTTGACTGTCTAAGAATATGCAACTCTGGTCCAATTCTTTTAATCTGGCCTGAAGGGATTTGGTATCAAAATGTTTCTCCTAGTCGCATAGAAGTAATAATTAAAAGCCATATAATCGAAGGAATTCCAATAAAAGAATGGATCTTTAAGGAAACTCCATTAAAGTTTCCAATAACACGTTTAATGAACAATTCTTGTTAG
- a CDS encoding alpha/beta fold hydrolase, with product MVTVESSLGLPEDLGLKLFQQRLPWIGGDLQTLRDTFVDDNVCLPDNEFVHIEIPSKQIGNLGKEKLIAFLNKPVDLSSVKGLILILHGLGGSSRRRGLRRMSFALLKAGFAVLRLNLRGAAPGRKFAAGTYAANCNADVFPAITKAREICSSLGNNRKTKNNLVPLFGVGISLGGTILLNACLEWASSSRSNALDGLVCISSPLDLAASSACIEKNRNKLYQTWLLHRLVKQTLADPFGVNEKERDFLIKSNSWNNLITSSIREFDAAITAPRWGFRDVDDYYKQASPLNALLLNKLDIMPKTLLIHSVDDPWVPWEPFKHLYENVRFKNPSTKLEFLLTNHGGHNGFHGLSGCWGDDVVQRWLTRIVH from the coding sequence GTGGTAACAGTTGAATCTTCTCTTGGTTTGCCTGAAGATCTTGGGCTAAAGCTCTTTCAGCAACGATTACCATGGATTGGCGGAGATCTTCAAACTCTTAGAGATACTTTTGTTGATGATAATGTTTGCCTTCCTGATAATGAATTTGTTCATATAGAAATACCTTCAAAGCAAATTGGAAACCTAGGAAAAGAAAAATTAATAGCTTTTCTGAATAAGCCTGTAGATCTTTCTTCAGTTAAAGGTTTGATTTTGATTCTTCATGGATTAGGAGGTTCAAGTCGTAGAAGAGGGTTGAGACGTATGTCTTTTGCATTGCTTAAGGCAGGCTTTGCCGTATTAAGATTGAACCTTAGAGGAGCTGCTCCTGGTAGAAAATTTGCGGCTGGTACATATGCAGCAAATTGCAATGCTGATGTATTTCCTGCAATAACAAAGGCTAGAGAAATTTGTAGTTCTCTAGGAAACAACAGGAAAACAAAAAATAATTTAGTACCACTATTCGGAGTAGGCATCTCTCTAGGAGGTACTATTTTATTAAATGCTTGCTTGGAGTGGGCCTCTTCTTCAAGGAGCAATGCTTTAGATGGATTAGTCTGTATTAGTAGCCCCCTGGATTTAGCAGCAAGCAGTGCTTGCATTGAGAAGAATAGGAATAAGCTTTATCAAACTTGGTTGTTACACAGATTAGTTAAACAGACTCTTGCTGATCCATTTGGGGTTAATGAGAAAGAAAGAGACTTCTTGATTAAAAGCAATAGCTGGAATAATCTAATTACATCGTCGATTCGTGAGTTTGATGCGGCAATAACCGCTCCTAGATGGGGCTTTAGAGATGTAGATGATTATTACAAGCAAGCCTCACCATTAAATGCATTACTTTTGAATAAGCTTGATATTATGCCAAAGACATTGTTAATACATTCTGTTGATGACCCTTGGGTTCCTTGGGAGCCTTTTAAGCATTTGTATGAGAATGTACGTTTTAAAAACCCATCAACTAAATTAGAATTCTTATTAACAAATCATGGAGGTCATAATGGCTTTCATGGTTTAAGTGGCTGCTGGGGGGATGATGTGGTTCAACGTTGGCTAACAAGAATTGTTCATTAA